The Dehalococcoidia bacterium genome window below encodes:
- the queF gene encoding preQ(1) synthase, with amino-acid sequence MCPETDIGDKYSARRYDAADVSAIDAAVLERLPFEYPESATMVSYDTDEFTSVCPWTGLPDFGKLVITYEPRKWLVELKSLKYYLTSYRNVGILQEHAVNRILNDLVKLLRPRSMRVEAWFNQRGGLGTRAAAEHKGRATAR; translated from the coding sequence ATGTGTCCTGAGACAGACATCGGAGACAAGTACTCGGCCCGCCGCTACGACGCGGCGGACGTGAGCGCCATTGACGCGGCGGTCCTGGAGCGTCTGCCCTTCGAGTACCCGGAGTCGGCCACCATGGTGAGCTACGACACGGACGAGTTCACGTCGGTCTGCCCGTGGACGGGCCTGCCGGACTTCGGCAAGCTGGTCATCACCTACGAGCCGCGAAAGTGGCTGGTGGAACTGAAGTCGCTGAAGTACTACCTGACCTCCTACCGCAACGTGGGCATTCTCCAGGAGCACGCCGTCAATCGCATCCTGAACGACCTGGTGAAGCTGCTAAGGCCGCGTTCGATGCGCGTGGAGGCGTGGTTCAACCAGCGCGGCGGGCTGGGCACGCGCGCGGCGGCTGAGCACAAGGGGCGCGCGACCGCTCGCTGA